Within Anticarsia gemmatalis isolate Benzon Research Colony breed Stoneville strain chromosome 15, ilAntGemm2 primary, whole genome shotgun sequence, the genomic segment ATCAGTGATGTCGAGTGTGAGATGtgcatttttcccgaacattcacCTACACAGCGAATATGTGTTGTAGAGAGCTACGAAACCGTCCCTTTGATACGGTTTAGACGCGTTTACGGCTAAACTGTTGAACCGATTGATCGATATCGATATGTgactcaattttattaaacatacgCATACCTACATAGCCGCGTATCGCAAAAAATATCTGttcattataaagttattttgagCTAGTGCATAATATTTGATTACTTAAATACACATTTTCGTAATATGCCAGCTATAAAaagcattaataaatatttatgtaaacaaattataattattaatagataCATTTCTTTAGCAttttaagttacaaataaatgaattaggCTCAcgaataattaataaagtaaactagatttttaattagcttattaatgtttttttgtgtataaaatataagctAGCAATATTGCGCAATGCCAGTGCTAGATTCTGAACACGACTTCGAGTAAAATCCAAGTTTTAAACCAaagtaccaaaaataaaaaatctttcacaagtttttgcgtgaaagtaTAACATACGTAGGTACCTgtttttcgcatttataatgtcgTTCTGGATAGGATAAGAGACTACGACTAAGAGAATACGATAGCTAATCTGTGTTGAGACTACAAAGACTTCTACCACTATCACAAAAAATTTATTGATCTTACACTTTCCTTTGAAACGGGCTCAAAACCAACATCAATTTTAACGTGCTTTCGAAAAACGGCGTGATAATCCACGGTCATTAATGTCTATCCTAATGAGTTTGTAGCTCCTAATGACGGGAGAACTATTTCCTACAAATGTTTTACTGATACTGTTTTGTGTGTTCGTTAAATGAGATTTTTGATGGCGGTTCGGGAGAAACTGTAGCGCCATGTGTGTGAAAGCTTCTAATGTgcctaataattttattgtagttcTGGGGCgaagtttttataaatagatagcataatttattaagaataaatttaattaaaccaactacattatgtacttttaaatattttattatctttctaCTAAGCAAGAGTTTCCTCCCGAAATGTGGGAGAGAATTGCAACTGCAGATAAGATTGGAAGAATCTTgttcaaataaattgaaacgACGAACTTTTTTCAGTCCTTGTCCCAAAAATTGTTGTCTAGCTGATGTCTGATAGAAGTTAATTTGTTCCCAATTTCAGATCCTACCTATTTTTAGTTtaacatttgaatttatttttttccagaTGGTGCGCTACGAAGACTTTCGCCGTCAGAATGCCTACCTCTATGACTGCGATGCTTTCGGCTTGCAAAAAGTTAAAAACGTTTATGGGGGCACGTTGCCTGAGAGCCCTACTAATGGACGAATTATTCTTATGAGATTTGGTACGTATCAGTTCTCTACTTACCTATCAAGATTGACTCGAATTACTATACTAAAACCGTTATTCTGATTACcaagataaattatattgagaTTCCCAATACCAACCTCCTTTGCGTTATGTGATCAACATCTTGTCAACTCGAAGATATTCTTATAACTATTGTCGCCATATCCTCATTTTTGCAATAACGCCAGACTATCCATGCGGCCACCATGCCACTAATAGTTGTACTatgcaataattataataattgctaAGTTAACAGATTAATTAGAGCAAGATATTATAGCTGTTTAATCTCACTGGTTTTATTTTCTAGGTCGCTGGGACACAGACGCCGTACCGATAGAAGACGTAGTCCGCTGCGCGCTATTGATGGACGAGATAGCTGTGATGCAGCCCAAACTGCAAATATTAGGAGTGACCATCATAGTAGACCTTGAGGGTCTGAGCCTGCGACATATTGCTCAATTAACACCGACCGTGGCTGGCCAGATCGTAGCATTGATGGgggtaaatataatttagattaacgccatctagcggTACTTGTAGTAAACAGTTAATTGTGCACTAGTTGTCAATAGTTATTAGTTCTCGTTGTAAtcatagatggcgctgtaatattcaaaagtttatttaaaaactaatttgtaatttttatgataactatattatgttttttctcTTCAGGTATCCTTTCCGTTGCCGAATCATTGTCTGCACATCATCAACTACAACTGGATTCTCCAttcaatcttttatttattcaaacaatttataCCTCAAGCTGTTTGGAGCCGTCTACACTTCCACGGGAATGATATGAGTTCTCTTCATAAACACATTGACCCCGAATACTTACCACCTGAGTATGGCGGCCATTGTCAATACGTCATATCTACTGAAAAATGGATCTCTAAAATAGATGAATACAAAGATGATTTTATAGTACAAGAGTTGAGAGCACTAGGTTTTACggttaaaagttaataaagaattttatttacattatgacAGAActgaaatgttgtttttttttttcttttaacattaAGATTTAATACCTACCTTAGAATAACATTCTGGTAATAATAGTCGAAAAGTGGAGTGAAAAAGTGGTTCATCTTTTTAAGTCGTATGTTTAAATAagaaacattaataaaacaatacagtCTTTATCACTCTTAATTGGTTTATTAAGTTTAACTAGAGTATCATATTTAGCTATATTTCATATTAGCAGATAATCCCTATCCcaactacatatttataaattgattcaTCTAACATGTAAAGCTTAAGCATATACGATCTTGGTACCATTTTACTTTCATTTGATATGTTATAAAGatctattaaatatatattattatggcgcATATTatgagatcaaaataaaatttacgaaaagaaaaaaaaaattaagcgcCTGACGCCatattaaaagcttttctaTGATGGATTCTTTGCAGTTCCTTTTCTACTTCGGCTAGCATCGTCGAATCTACGTCATTTGAGTAATCTATATCTTCGTCGTTATGTTCTCCTGGTGCAACAGCTACAGCTTCATCGTCTGTAACGGTATCCGTGGTGACGTCATCACCCTTAGCTacattgtcaaaatatttgaacGCGTCCTGGTAGTTGTAATTGTGATTGTATGATCTTGGACCATTTCTCATGTGCGCAGGCATTTCACTTGTACCGTGTACGATTAAGCCTAGAGTTCCTATTTCG encodes:
- the LOC142978767 gene encoding alpha-tocopherol transfer protein-like; protein product: MPFLDIAFQAEVSRYEDPEFEEYARIICNEDPDTRSKTIEELRRMIQERGECNPRRLDDAYLLRFLRCRRFIPALAHRLMVRYEDFRRQNAYLYDCDAFGLQKVKNVYGGTLPESPTNGRIILMRFGRWDTDAVPIEDVVRCALLMDEIAVMQPKLQILGVTIIVDLEGLSLRHIAQLTPTVAGQIVALMGVSFPLPNHCLHIINYNWILHSIFYLFKQFIPQAVWSRLHFHGNDMSSLHKHIDPEYLPPEYGGHCQYVISTEKWISKIDEYKDDFIVQELRALGFTVKS